The Deltaproteobacteria bacterium genome contains a region encoding:
- a CDS encoding integration host factor subunit beta: MTKSDLVQKLSEQVTTLTKKECEVIVDTVFLQMKDALQKGEKIEIRGFGSFTVRVRRAKEGRNPKTGEKVSIPEKRIPFFKVGKELRELVNT; this comes from the coding sequence ATGACGAAGAGCGATCTCGTTCAGAAGCTGTCGGAGCAGGTCACGACTTTGACGAAGAAGGAGTGCGAGGTCATAGTCGACACGGTCTTCCTTCAGATGAAGGACGCGCTGCAGAAGGGGGAGAAGATCGAGATCCGCGGGTTCGGCAGCTTCACCGTCCGCGTCCGCCGCGCCAAGGAGGGACGCAACCCCAAGACCGGCGAGAAGGTGTCCATCCCCGAAAAACGGATTCCCTTCTTCAAGGTAGGCAAGGAACTCCGGGAACTGGTCAATACCTGA